Within the Chloroflexota bacterium genome, the region AGGAGAGCTTCCGGATATGGTGCCCCTTCAAGCCAGGCCAGGGCAGAGAAGGGCTCCGCCCACCTCTCCAGCAAGGTCTGTGTGCGCTCGTTCTCCTGTTTCAGGTTCATGCGAGTGCTAAGGACCCCGCCTAGGAGAGGCGCATAGCGCGCTGCCCTCAGCTCTCCCCGTTTCTGTTGCCACCCGACCGCTTGTGGCCTCACCCTATCTAAGAAATCTGTGTAAGTTCCCAGCGTGACCTGGGTGTTTTCCAGATGCTGGTTGAGATAATCGACGAGCTCTGGCAAGTGGGGTTGGGGTGCGAGGTGGTCGCAGCCATTGTTGAAGAGAAGAAAAGGCGTACGCGCGTATCTGGCCAGGTGATCGATCAGGCAACGTGCTTGGTCGAGGGCCATCTTCTGATCAGGTGAGGTCTCGGTGGGATCGCTGAGGACCGAGGGATAGCCTAAATTGGCGGCGTTACAATAGCCACCCAACTGATGGATGGCCAGCACAGTCGTCCCATCCGGAGCGGCCCAATGGAACTCTGTACCCAACCATTCGCCTTCGTCTCCCAGCCCCCGGGTGAAGATGACGTTATCTATGCCGAACCCCTGGAGTATTTGGGGCAGCTGGGCGATGTGTCCAAAGGGATCGGGGAGATAACCGACCTTCATCGTTTCACCAAACTGCCCGGCTATCCTGTGTCCCAATAACAGGTTACGGATCAGAGACTCGCCGCTGACCAGGAACTCATCGGGCATAGCGTACCAGGGTCCGATCTGTAAACGGCCAGTCTGGACGAGCTGGCGGATCTCCCCTTCTTTCTCCGGCCGTATTTCCAGATAATCTTCTAAAATGATGCTCTGTCCATCGAGGACGAAGGCTTGGAAACGAGGATCAGAATCCAAAAGGGACAGAAGGCCGTCCATGAGACGCACGAGCTTGAGGCGAAACTGTTGAAAGGGTAGGTACCACTCTCGGTCCCAATGGACGTGGGGAACCAGGATGACCTGGAATTTCGGTGCTCTTCCTTCCATCGTTTCTTTTAGCCAGGCAAACAGCCGGCCGACTGCCGTAAGTCTCGTGGTTGGCGGATAAAGCTGTTCTCGCTCAGAGACGGGGTTTACAGATGATCTCTTTTACTTTTAGATCAAAGAAGTGCTGTGTATGAGCGGGCTTGATGACCAGGGCGGTATCGGCCCCGCGTCCTGTTCCGCCGATGGCGATGACCTCCTCGTCGGTGCGCACCAATCCGGCATCGGCGGCCATCAAGACGATCTCGCAAGCCACCTTCGTTCCCTCACCGAAGATGCGCAGCGCGTTGGCTATCAGTTCCTCCAGCTCATACGTATGGAACTTCTTGCGCACGGCCCTGCCGATCCCGCCAAAGGCGTGCAGGCAGGTCAGGACCTGGACGCCATTCTTGATCATAGCCTGTCTCTTTTCCTCAGGAACCTCCTGTTGGTTTGGTTCCCGGAATCCGGTACAGTGAGTTACTACGACCAGTTTCAGTCCCTTAAACACCTCAGTGGCGGCCAGTCCAGTGTCTCCGAACGTGGTCGCCACAACGATAGTCTTTATACCGAGCTCGCTGGCCCGTTGCCTGGCCAAGCGCAAACATTCCGCTGTATTCTGAGGGCCGGTTTTTTCGAAGTAGGTGATCTCAGCCATTTCCCCTTCCTATGGAAATAAGTCCCCGAAGTGCCCTCTTAAGCATACTCATAAAGAGGAACTGTCCCTGCCGGAAGGGTCGTCGTTCGCAATAACGTTTCAATCCGACGTGCCGTTTCTGGCTTTAGAAGTACGTCTCCACAAACTGAACAAACCTCTGCTGGGACGTGGTCAATAACAACCACTTGACCATGATAGCGTACAGTGTGCACAATCTGCCGCTCCTCATATTCACCAGGGCAACCCTCAATACTGCATTTCATCTCAATTGCCTCCTTTGTGTGGGTGTTACCCACTTTGGCGGTCTAGGTTCATAGACCGTAATGATAATAAGCGCTGGCCGCGCTGTCGTACACACGATGTGTAGAGGACGGGTGGCACGGGTAAGACCATTGAGCAGACAGCATGC harbors:
- a CDS encoding YgiT-type zinc finger protein, which translates into the protein MKCSIEGCPGEYEERQIVHTVRYHGQVVVIDHVPAEVCSVCGDVLLKPETARRIETLLRTTTLPAGTVPLYEYA